GGGAACGTCCTGCAAGTACCCGTGCGCCGCACTGTGTTGCAGTCCTTCAAGAAGCGTTGCGCCGCCGGTTGTTCGGTCGATCTCGGCCATTTCTTCCAGTCCGAGCACAGTTGGGCCTTCAAGAAGCAGGATCTTGGCCCGTCCAGGCACTGACAGAGCGCAAAAATAAGCACTGGCTCCCGCCATGAACGCGTCAAGCGGAGACTGGCCGGTGTTCGTGTCAGAGGCAATCTCGGTTGCGACCGCCTCAGCTTCCTGCTGCACCAAGGCGCGCATCAGATCCGGTTTGTCCTCAAAATGATGATAGAGCGCGCCGCGGGTAACGTTCGCCCGTTTGACGATCTCCGGTGTCCCGGTCTCCGCATACCCCTTGTCGACAAAGAGTGCCCGGGCAGCGTCCAAAAGCGCTTTCCTGGTTTCAGCACGGCGCTCGGCCTGGGACCGGCGCGGTTTTTCATCTTGCATACATGCAGCCTGTATGTTAATTGAAATTCACATACATACTGTATGTTTATTTGTTATGGCTGGAAAGCCCTATCAACTCAATTGGG
This window of the Roseibium alexandrii DFL-11 genome carries:
- a CDS encoding TetR/AcrR family transcriptional regulator, whose amino-acid sequence is MQDEKPRRSQAERRAETRKALLDAARALFVDKGYAETGTPEIVKRANVTRGALYHHFEDKPDLMRALVQQEAEAVATEIASDTNTGQSPLDAFMAGASAYFCALSVPGRAKILLLEGPTVLGLEEMAEIDRTTGGATLLEGLQHSAAHGYLQDVPLEPLAELLSAAFDRAALEIANGADRSAYETATKTLLAGVLATK